A single region of the Pseudothermotoga sp. genome encodes:
- the rplE gene encoding 50S ribosomal protein L5, translating to MAQYMPLKEKYQKEIVPILMKEFGYKNIHEVPKLEKIVINMGIGEGARNADLLTKHMNELAVIAGQRPVITKAKKSISNFKIRKGMNIGLKVTLRGLRMWNFLYKLANIALPKVRDFRGLNPDSFDGRGNYSFGLSEQFVFPEITPDQATRVQGMDITIVTTAKTDREAKRLLELLGLPFRK from the coding sequence ATGGCTCAGTATATGCCTTTGAAGGAGAAATATCAGAAAGAGATAGTACCGATATTGATGAAAGAATTTGGATACAAAAACATTCATGAAGTTCCAAAACTTGAAAAGATAGTCATAAACATGGGTATTGGTGAGGGTGCTAGAAATGCTGATCTGTTGACCAAGCATATGAATGAACTTGCGGTCATCGCAGGTCAGAGGCCCGTTATTACAAAAGCAAAGAAGAGCATTTCAAACTTCAAGATAAGAAAAGGTATGAACATAGGTTTAAAAGTAACACTCCGTGGACTGAGAATGTGGAATTTTCTCTACAAACTTGCCAATATTGCTTTACCAAAGGTGAGGGACTTCAGAGGGTTGAATCCAGACTCGTTCGATGGTAGAGGAAACTATAGTTTCGGTTTGAGCGAGCAATTTGTTTTCCCTGAGATTACACCCGATCAAGCCACCCGCGTCCAGGGTATGGACATCACAATTGTCACAACAGCAAAAACTGATAGGGAAGCGAAAAGGCTTTTAGAATTGTTAGGTCTACCGTTCAGAAAGTGA
- the map gene encoding type I methionyl aminopeptidase, with the protein MIRIKSKQELDRMKVACKAVAIVLEEVKDIVLEGASAADVEDFVMKKFKELKVKPAFKGYRGYKYATCVSINEEILHGVPLKRKVFKAGDIVSVDVGAIYEGYYGDGAKTYCVGEIDESGRKLVEVAKQALENAVSFAKKGYRVGDISYAIQSFVETAGFNVIRDYVGHGIGRQLHEEPEIPNYGTPHTGAVLLPGMTLAIEVMVCEGDWKTELLDDGWTVIMADGKRSAHFEHTVLVGEDGATVLTVVER; encoded by the coding sequence TTGATCAGGATCAAATCGAAACAAGAATTGGACAGAATGAAAGTTGCTTGCAAAGCTGTCGCAATTGTTTTAGAAGAAGTTAAAGACATCGTTTTGGAAGGTGCTAGCGCTGCCGATGTGGAGGATTTTGTGATGAAAAAATTCAAGGAACTCAAAGTTAAACCAGCTTTCAAAGGATACAGAGGCTACAAATATGCCACATGCGTGTCAATCAATGAAGAGATTTTACACGGGGTACCGTTGAAAAGGAAAGTTTTCAAGGCAGGAGACATTGTTTCTGTGGATGTTGGTGCGATCTACGAAGGTTACTATGGGGATGGTGCTAAAACTTACTGTGTTGGAGAAATTGATGAATCGGGGAGAAAACTCGTGGAGGTAGCAAAGCAAGCTTTGGAAAATGCTGTCAGTTTTGCAAAGAAAGGTTACAGAGTCGGCGATATATCGTACGCTATACAAAGCTTTGTTGAAACTGCTGGATTCAATGTTATAAGAGACTATGTTGGACACGGTATAGGAAGACAACTACACGAGGAACCCGAAATACCAAACTATGGGACTCCACACACTGGAGCTGTTCTACTGCCCGGAATGACGTTGGCGATAGAAGTTATGGTGTGCGAAGGTGACTGGAAAACAGAGTTACTGGATGATGGTTGGACGGTTATCATGGCTGATGGAAAACGCAGTGCTCATTTTGAACACACAGTGCTCGTTGGTGAGGATGGAGCTACAGTTCTTACGGTTGTCGAGAGGTGA
- the rpsK gene encoding 30S ribosomal protein S11 has protein sequence MARRSEGKKKRKVLIDRAVVHIKSTFNNTIVTLTDQEGAVLTWASGGTVGFDGTRKGTPYAAQLAADKVAKEALRMGIKRVDVLVKGPGPGREAAIRTLQAAGLEVDTIKDVTPIPFNGCRPKKKRRV, from the coding sequence GTGGCAAGAAGATCGGAAGGTAAGAAGAAGAGAAAAGTACTGATCGATCGTGCGGTCGTTCACATAAAGTCTACCTTCAATAACACGATTGTCACGTTAACGGACCAAGAAGGAGCAGTTCTCACGTGGGCCAGTGGAGGCACAGTGGGGTTCGATGGAACAAGAAAGGGTACACCATACGCTGCTCAACTTGCAGCTGACAAAGTGGCGAAGGAAGCTTTGAGGATGGGTATAAAGAGAGTGGATGTATTGGTGAAAGGACCTGGGCCAGGTCGTGAAGCGGCTATAAGGACTTTACAAGCAGCAGGATTAGAGGTTGATACGATCAAAGATGTGACACCGATACCCTTCAACGGTTGTAGGCCAAAGAAGAAAAGGAGAGTGTAG
- the rplO gene encoding 50S ribosomal protein L15: protein MRLEDLKPTPGSMKEPKRVGRGIGSGHGKTSGRGNKGQKARGSGKVHPWHEGGQTPLHRRLPKVGFNSFVHREYAIVNLKTLEERFDAGEEVTPERLLEMGVIRKIKDGVKILGDGELTKPLIVKAHAFSESAKKAIEAIGGRAEVI from the coding sequence CTGAGACTAGAAGACCTCAAACCGACACCAGGTTCCATGAAGGAGCCGAAGCGGGTAGGTAGGGGTATTGGTTCTGGACATGGTAAGACCAGTGGTAGGGGAAACAAAGGTCAGAAAGCGCGAGGCAGTGGTAAAGTGCATCCTTGGCACGAGGGTGGTCAAACACCATTGCATAGGAGATTGCCCAAAGTGGGTTTCAACAGTTTTGTTCACAGAGAGTATGCGATTGTAAATTTGAAAACTTTGGAGGAGAGATTCGACGCAGGTGAGGAGGTAACACCAGAGAGATTGCTTGAAATGGGTGTGATAAGGAAAATAAAAGATGGGGTAAAGATCCTGGGAGATGGGGAACTGACTAAGCCATTGATTGTGAAAGCCCATGCTTTCAGTGAGAGCGCTAAGAAGGCTATAGAAGCGATCGGAGGAAGGGCAGAGGTGATATGA
- the rpmD gene encoding 50S ribosomal protein L30 produces the protein MTKIVVELVRSPIGYKYDQRATVKALGLKKLHDRVVKPKTPQILGMLEKVKHLVKVVEISEEE, from the coding sequence ATGACGAAGATCGTTGTGGAACTTGTTAGAAGTCCCATAGGTTATAAGTACGATCAAAGGGCTACCGTGAAAGCTTTAGGTTTGAAAAAGTTACACGATAGAGTTGTTAAACCTAAGACACCCCAGATACTCGGTATGCTTGAGAAAGTCAAACATCTGGTCAAAGTAGTCGAAATTTCGGAGGAGGAATGA
- a CDS encoding DNA-directed RNA polymerase subunit alpha codes for MEFMIPKKLKVEEERAEADHYYARYVFSPLEKGYGITIGNALRRVLLSSIPSIAIVGVRFLKPERFHEFDTLPGVKEDILEIILNLKKVQLRAEIPVKEKLKMTVEKKGPGLLLAGDIRTPAGIEVMNPGLKIATLDDEADLVFELYVQAGKGFVPAQEIEEHPEIGSIPIDGVFSPVIKVNFKVESARVAKRTDYDKLVLEVWTKKTIFPHEAMKRAIDTLINHFKVIDESLPSTMAPLSAEFVAVITQEETSAEQMSHSEEESIYSKKIDELELSIRSLNCLRRDKIETIGDLLKRTEEDLLKIKNFGPKSLEEVKQKLFEKFGLTLKKGG; via the coding sequence ATGGAATTCATGATACCAAAAAAGCTGAAGGTAGAGGAAGAGAGGGCAGAGGCAGATCATTACTACGCTCGGTATGTTTTCTCACCTCTTGAGAAGGGCTACGGTATCACCATAGGTAACGCTTTGAGAAGGGTACTTCTGTCTTCGATACCTTCCATAGCGATCGTTGGCGTGAGATTCTTAAAACCAGAGAGATTTCATGAGTTCGATACACTACCAGGGGTTAAGGAGGATATATTGGAGATCATCCTCAATCTGAAGAAAGTTCAGCTTCGAGCGGAGATTCCAGTCAAGGAAAAGTTGAAAATGACAGTTGAAAAGAAAGGTCCTGGTCTTCTCTTGGCAGGTGACATAAGGACACCCGCCGGCATAGAGGTGATGAACCCAGGTTTGAAAATTGCGACTCTTGACGACGAAGCAGATCTTGTTTTCGAGCTCTATGTACAAGCAGGTAAGGGTTTTGTACCAGCTCAAGAAATTGAAGAACATCCGGAAATAGGTTCAATACCTATCGATGGTGTGTTCTCTCCAGTTATTAAAGTTAACTTCAAAGTGGAGAGTGCAAGGGTAGCCAAGCGTACCGACTACGATAAATTGGTTCTTGAAGTTTGGACGAAGAAAACTATTTTTCCGCACGAAGCTATGAAGCGTGCAATCGATACACTCATCAATCATTTCAAAGTCATAGATGAAAGTCTGCCATCAACTATGGCACCACTCTCGGCAGAATTTGTAGCGGTTATAACACAGGAAGAAACTTCAGCAGAGCAGATGTCACACAGCGAGGAAGAATCCATATATTCTAAAAAGATAGATGAACTAGAGCTCTCGATCAGGTCTCTGAATTGTCTCAGGCGAGATAAAATTGAGACCATAGGGGATCTGTTAAAACGTACCGAAGAAGACCTTCTAAAAATCAAGAATTTTGGACCGAAGTCCTTAGAGGAAGTCAAGCAAAAACTTTTCGAAAAATTTGGATTGACACTGAAGAAGGGAGGATGA
- the secY gene encoding preprotein translocase subunit SecY, translating into MWKALQNAFRIPELRDRIIFTLLALIVFRLGIYIPVPGINIQAWAEAFKRFSGAAAGGIISFYDVFTGGALENFSIFAMSVTPYINASIVLQLLSSVITKLREMLREGEEGRKKFAKYTRNLTVVLGAFQSFIVSFSLVRQSPDIVAYNLHPMMFVIISTVSMLAGTMFLLWLGDRITEKGIGNGISILIFAGIVARYPSYFGSVLLGNLNLFGWIFLIAIAVITVAGIIYVQQAERRIAIQYATRVVGRRVYGGASTYIPIKVNQGGVIPIIFASAIVMIPAAIAEMVGWQWLRVIFSPGNVLYITLYGLLVFFFTYFYSIVVFDPHEVSENVRKYGGFIPGIRPGKSTEEYIQRVLNRVTFMGAVFLVVIALLPHFVESVTRVNIVIGGTSTLIAVGVALDVLQQMEAHMIMRHYEGFMKKGLK; encoded by the coding sequence GTGTGGAAAGCCCTCCAGAATGCATTCAGAATACCTGAATTACGTGACAGAATAATTTTCACCCTTCTAGCACTCATTGTATTCAGGTTAGGAATTTACATTCCTGTACCTGGCATAAACATCCAAGCTTGGGCAGAAGCGTTCAAACGTTTCAGTGGAGCAGCAGCTGGTGGAATAATCAGTTTTTATGATGTGTTCACTGGTGGCGCGCTTGAGAACTTTTCCATTTTTGCAATGAGTGTCACACCCTATATAAACGCATCGATAGTCTTACAACTGTTGTCCTCGGTTATAACCAAACTTCGTGAAATGCTCAGGGAAGGTGAAGAAGGTCGAAAAAAATTTGCTAAGTACACCCGCAATTTGACAGTAGTTCTTGGGGCTTTTCAGTCATTCATCGTTTCGTTCAGTTTGGTGAGACAGAGTCCCGATATCGTCGCATACAACTTACATCCCATGATGTTTGTGATCATATCTACTGTGTCCATGCTTGCTGGCACGATGTTTCTGTTGTGGCTCGGCGATAGAATAACGGAAAAAGGTATCGGTAATGGGATATCGATCCTTATCTTTGCAGGTATTGTGGCGAGGTATCCAAGTTATTTCGGTAGCGTTTTACTCGGTAATCTCAATCTATTTGGTTGGATTTTCTTGATCGCAATAGCTGTGATAACTGTCGCAGGTATCATTTATGTTCAACAGGCAGAACGCAGGATTGCCATACAGTATGCCACACGAGTCGTTGGAAGGCGTGTTTATGGTGGTGCTTCCACTTACATTCCTATAAAAGTCAATCAGGGTGGTGTGATACCTATCATATTCGCAAGTGCGATTGTTATGATACCAGCGGCAATCGCTGAAATGGTCGGCTGGCAATGGCTACGTGTCATTTTTTCACCTGGGAATGTTCTGTACATAACACTTTACGGTCTTTTGGTGTTCTTCTTTACTTACTTTTATAGCATCGTCGTTTTTGATCCTCATGAAGTTTCAGAAAACGTAAGAAAATATGGTGGCTTCATTCCTGGTATAAGACCTGGAAAGTCAACAGAAGAATATATTCAACGCGTGCTGAACAGGGTCACTTTCATGGGAGCAGTGTTTTTGGTTGTGATAGCGCTCTTGCCTCATTTTGTGGAATCAGTCACGAGAGTCAACATAGTCATAGGTGGTACATCAACACTGATCGCCGTTGGTGTGGCGTTGGATGTTTTACAGCAAATGGAGGCACACATGATCATGAGACACTACGAAGGATTCATGAAGAAAGGATTGAAGTGA
- a CDS encoding type Z 30S ribosomal protein S14, whose translation MPRKGLIERWKKPKKFKVREYTRCVMCGRAKSVYREFGLCRVCFRKMALEGKLPGVKKASW comes from the coding sequence ATGCCGAGAAAAGGATTGATAGAAAGATGGAAAAAACCAAAGAAATTTAAGGTGCGTGAGTACACAAGGTGTGTTATGTGTGGTAGAGCAAAATCTGTTTACAGAGAATTCGGTTTGTGTAGGGTTTGTTTCAGGAAGATGGCACTGGAAGGTAAGCTCCCTGGAGTCAAGAAGGCAAGTTGGTGA
- a CDS encoding adenylate kinase, with protein sequence MRIVLLGAPGAGKGTLAKDLIKFFGVPHISTGDMFREAVSSGSELGKQVEQILKSGALVPDEIVNKLVKERISRQDCENGFIFDGYPRTLQQALALDEMLKSMNKKLDAVLHLKVSEDVVVKRLTSRRICLKCGKIYNLLSMPPKEDELCDDCKIKLNQRDDDREDVVRKRFRVYNELTAPLIDYYKQKGILLELDSDANHETVVEEALKALRKVRR encoded by the coding sequence ATGAGGATTGTTCTGCTTGGCGCACCGGGAGCTGGAAAGGGTACTCTTGCGAAGGACTTGATTAAATTTTTTGGTGTTCCTCATATTTCGACAGGAGATATGTTTAGGGAAGCTGTTTCGTCCGGTTCAGAACTCGGTAAGCAAGTGGAGCAGATTTTGAAGTCCGGTGCACTCGTACCAGACGAGATAGTCAACAAGCTTGTGAAGGAAAGAATATCCAGACAGGACTGCGAGAACGGTTTCATTTTCGATGGTTATCCAAGGACTCTCCAGCAAGCTTTGGCATTGGATGAGATGTTGAAATCGATGAACAAAAAATTGGACGCAGTGCTGCACTTGAAAGTTAGCGAAGATGTGGTGGTTAAAAGATTGACGAGCAGAAGGATTTGCCTGAAGTGTGGTAAAATTTATAACTTGCTGTCCATGCCACCTAAGGAAGATGAACTGTGTGATGATTGTAAAATCAAGTTGAATCAACGAGATGATGATAGAGAAGACGTTGTAAGAAAGAGGTTTAGAGTCTATAATGAACTAACGGCACCGCTGATCGATTATTATAAGCAAAAAGGTATTCTGTTGGAACTTGATTCCGATGCAAATCATGAAACAGTCGTTGAGGAAGCTTTGAAAGCTTTGAGAAAGGTGAGACGTTGA
- the infA gene encoding translation initiation factor IF-1, which translates to MPKEDVIKMEGTIVEARRNATFLVELDNGHKVLAQISGRMRKNFIKLLPGDRVVVELSIYDLSKGRIVYRKKLDKKSDVDEEEEERS; encoded by the coding sequence ATGCCTAAGGAAGACGTGATCAAAATGGAGGGTACTATTGTTGAGGCTCGAAGGAACGCTACGTTTCTTGTTGAACTTGATAATGGGCACAAAGTTCTCGCCCAGATCTCTGGAAGAATGAGAAAGAATTTCATAAAACTTCTTCCCGGAGATAGGGTTGTCGTGGAGCTGTCGATATACGATCTCAGCAAAGGTAGGATTGTTTACAGGAAGAAACTCGACAAGAAGTCCGATGTAGATGAAGAAGAGGAAGAAAGGAGCTGA
- the rplQ gene encoding 50S ribosomal protein L17, protein MRHRMVKNKIGSYGSHSRALIRNQLREIVEHRSIVTTITKAKVVKRFFDKLMAKAVKAAKTTDKNESIALRRQINWYLCDRRLTNKLVDEIAKNLVDKNSGFSRIVRIGQRRGDGAEMVLLQVVEKSSE, encoded by the coding sequence GTGAGACATAGGATGGTTAAGAACAAAATAGGTTCCTATGGAAGTCATAGTCGAGCATTGATCAGGAATCAATTGCGTGAGATCGTTGAGCATCGTAGTATAGTAACAACGATTACGAAAGCAAAAGTTGTCAAACGCTTTTTCGATAAACTAATGGCGAAGGCAGTCAAGGCGGCCAAAACAACCGATAAGAACGAATCGATTGCCCTGAGAAGACAAATAAATTGGTACCTATGTGATAGAAGGTTGACAAATAAATTGGTTGACGAGATTGCGAAGAACTTGGTCGACAAGAATAGTGGTTTTTCAAGAATTGTAAGGATAGGTCAAAGGAGAGGCGATGGAGCAGAAATGGTTCTTCTACAAGTCGTTGAGAAGAGCAGTGAATGA
- the rplX gene encoding 50S ribosomal protein L24, translating into MRIKRDDLVQVISGKDKGKRGKVLRVIPKENKVVVQGVNMVKRHQRPIPQLREGGIIEREAPIYACKVMVVCPSCDKPTRVGMKFLEDGTKVRYCKKCGEIVDKV; encoded by the coding sequence ATGCGCATTAAACGTGATGATTTAGTTCAAGTCATTTCAGGTAAGGACAAAGGTAAAAGAGGAAAAGTTCTCAGGGTTATTCCGAAAGAAAATAAAGTTGTAGTTCAGGGAGTCAACATGGTCAAGAGGCATCAAAGACCGATCCCTCAGTTGAGGGAAGGCGGTATTATCGAACGGGAAGCACCGATTTACGCTTGCAAAGTAATGGTAGTGTGCCCAAGCTGTGACAAACCAACGCGCGTTGGTATGAAATTTTTAGAGGATGGTACAAAAGTGAGATATTGCAAGAAGTGCGGTGAGATTGTTGATAAAGTATGA
- the rpmJ gene encoding 50S ribosomal protein L36, whose protein sequence is MKVRSSVKKRCEYCQIVRRKGRVLVICKVNPKHNQKQG, encoded by the coding sequence ATGAAAGTTCGATCTTCTGTGAAGAAAAGATGTGAGTACTGTCAAATCGTGCGGAGAAAGGGTAGAGTACTTGTGATATGCAAAGTCAATCCGAAACATAATCAAAAGCAAGGTTGA
- the rpsD gene encoding 30S ribosomal protein S4, with product MARYTGPVCRLCRREGMKLYLKGERCFTEKCAFDRRPFAPGEHGRNRGKTSQYAFQLRSKQVMKRIYGILERQFKRYFDRALKMAGDTRENLVKLVESRLDNVVFRMGFAINRRQARQLVTHGHFLVNGKKVNIPSYLLRPGDIVEVKESSRSIDVIKRSLELARGRTIAPWIQVDFDAYRGTFERAPKLEELTDLPVDVQAIVELYSR from the coding sequence ATGGCCAGATACACTGGACCCGTTTGTCGTCTTTGTAGGAGAGAAGGAATGAAACTCTATCTCAAAGGTGAAAGATGCTTCACAGAAAAGTGTGCATTTGACCGTAGACCTTTTGCTCCGGGAGAACACGGCAGAAACAGAGGTAAGACATCGCAGTACGCATTTCAGCTCAGATCTAAACAAGTGATGAAGAGGATATACGGAATTCTGGAACGACAGTTCAAGAGGTATTTTGACCGCGCACTAAAGATGGCCGGCGATACACGTGAAAATCTTGTCAAGCTAGTGGAATCACGCTTGGACAATGTGGTTTTCAGAATGGGCTTTGCAATCAACAGAAGACAGGCCAGACAACTCGTTACTCATGGACATTTCTTGGTGAACGGTAAAAAGGTGAACATACCGTCTTACCTGCTGAGACCAGGAGACATCGTTGAAGTCAAGGAATCCAGTAGATCCATAGATGTTATCAAGCGATCTTTAGAACTTGCGCGTGGTAGGACAATAGCGCCGTGGATACAAGTAGATTTCGATGCATACCGTGGAACTTTCGAGAGAGCTCCTAAGCTCGAAGAACTCACTGATTTGCCCGTCGATGTCCAAGCTATCGTTGAACTTTACTCGAGGTGA
- the rpsM gene encoding 30S ribosomal protein S13, giving the protein MARIMGVELPANKKCFVALTYIYGIGKTRAMQILEDTGINPDKRVKDLTDEEVNKITKYIQDHFKVEGELRAEVNRNIKRLIDIGCYRGVRHKLGLPVRGQSTRHNARTRKGPRPSRIKTKKKKEQAV; this is encoded by the coding sequence ATGGCACGAATCATGGGAGTCGAGCTGCCCGCAAATAAAAAATGCTTTGTTGCGCTCACTTACATATATGGCATCGGAAAAACGCGGGCGATGCAAATACTTGAAGACACCGGGATCAATCCTGATAAGCGTGTGAAGGATCTCACAGATGAAGAGGTCAACAAAATAACTAAGTACATTCAGGATCATTTTAAAGTTGAGGGGGAACTCAGAGCTGAGGTGAATAGAAATATCAAACGTCTGATAGACATAGGCTGTTACAGGGGAGTTCGTCACAAACTTGGCTTACCTGTTCGTGGTCAAAGCACACGTCATAATGCGAGGACCAGAAAAGGTCCAAGGCCAAGTAGGATCAAGACCAAGAAAAAGAAAGAACAAGCTGTTTGA
- the rplF gene encoding 50S ribosomal protein L6: MSKLAKRPIIVPAGVSVQIQSDAIMVKGPKGTLSQKLSPYVQIEIEDNKIWVKQNEEMLIRKSMKRVLKMFQGTYWSLIKNMVVGVTNGFEKQLEIIGVGYRAQAQGNKLTLQVGYTHPVVLEAPAGITVETPAPNIVVVKGPDKQKVGQFAAQIRSYREVNVYTGKGIKYKDEVVRKKEGKKA; the protein is encoded by the coding sequence ATGTCGAAGCTCGCAAAGAGACCCATAATTGTACCTGCAGGCGTCAGCGTTCAAATCCAATCTGACGCGATAATGGTCAAAGGTCCTAAAGGAACACTATCTCAAAAATTATCTCCTTACGTGCAAATTGAAATAGAGGACAACAAGATCTGGGTCAAGCAGAACGAAGAGATGTTGATAAGAAAGTCCATGAAACGCGTTCTCAAGATGTTTCAAGGAACTTATTGGTCTTTAATCAAAAACATGGTGGTCGGTGTTACCAACGGTTTTGAAAAACAGCTCGAAATCATAGGAGTCGGTTACAGAGCACAGGCGCAGGGTAATAAGTTAACGCTTCAAGTTGGATACACACATCCTGTGGTACTCGAGGCACCGGCCGGAATCACTGTCGAAACACCTGCACCGAACATTGTTGTTGTGAAAGGGCCCGACAAACAAAAGGTTGGTCAGTTTGCCGCACAGATCAGGTCTTACAGAGAAGTGAACGTTTATACTGGAAAGGGTATCAAGTACAAAGATGAAGTTGTGAGAAAGAAGGAAGGAAAGAAAGCATAA
- the rplR gene encoding 50S ribosomal protein L18: protein MIKKEDRNLSRIKRHLRIRKKVRGTSERPRLSVFRSEKHIYAQIIDDSKGHTLVAASTLDKELRNKLTKTYGIEAAREVGRLIAQRALNLGIKKVVFDRGGFKYHGRIKALADAAREAGLEF from the coding sequence GTGATAAAAAAAGAGGATCGAAATCTAAGTAGGATTAAAAGACATTTAAGAATAAGAAAAAAAGTCAGGGGAACATCTGAAAGACCCCGCCTGTCGGTTTTCAGGAGTGAAAAGCATATTTATGCCCAGATAATTGACGATAGTAAGGGCCACACGCTTGTTGCAGCTTCGACACTTGACAAAGAACTTCGTAACAAGCTCACTAAAACTTATGGTATCGAAGCAGCAAGGGAAGTTGGAAGATTGATAGCACAGCGTGCCTTGAATTTGGGTATCAAAAAGGTTGTCTTCGATCGTGGAGGCTTCAAGTATCACGGTAGGATCAAGGCATTAGCGGATGCTGCGAGAGAAGCCGGATTGGAATTTTGA
- the rpsH gene encoding 30S ribosomal protein S8: protein MWSDPIADMLTRIRNANVVFKEYVDVPASNLKRAICEILKREGFIQDYKYIEDGKQGILRIYMKYKGLRKNRERVIHGIVRVSKPGRRIYVTREELPKVKNGLGIAILTTSKGVVTDKEAREMGVGGEIIAYIW from the coding sequence ATGTGGAGCGACCCGATAGCCGATATGCTCACGCGAATCAGGAACGCCAATGTTGTGTTTAAAGAATACGTAGATGTGCCAGCATCGAATTTAAAGCGTGCGATATGCGAGATACTCAAGCGTGAAGGTTTCATTCAGGACTACAAATATATCGAAGATGGTAAACAAGGTATCCTGAGGATATATATGAAGTACAAAGGATTGAGAAAGAACCGTGAGAGGGTCATTCATGGCATCGTGAGGGTATCCAAACCTGGCAGACGCATCTATGTCACGAGAGAAGAGTTACCTAAGGTCAAGAACGGTTTGGGAATAGCCATACTAACGACCTCTAAGGGTGTTGTAACGGACAAAGAAGCTAGGGAAATGGGAGTCGGTGGAGAAATCATTGCTTACATATGGTGA
- the rplN gene encoding 50S ribosomal protein L14, with protein MIQTETYLNVADNSGAKVLRVIRVLGGYHKKYGTVGDVVVCSVRDVIPNTGIKKGEVVKAVIVRTRKPIRRPDGTYIRFDDNAAVLLDKFNEPRGTRVFGPVAREIREKGYMKIVSLAPEVL; from the coding sequence ATGATTCAAACAGAAACTTATCTCAACGTCGCGGATAATTCTGGTGCGAAAGTTTTGAGAGTCATAAGGGTTCTCGGTGGTTATCATAAGAAATATGGTACCGTAGGAGACGTGGTCGTATGTTCCGTCAGGGATGTCATTCCCAACACAGGGATCAAGAAAGGAGAAGTTGTAAAGGCAGTCATCGTTAGAACACGGAAGCCCATAAGAAGACCCGATGGAACATACATAAGATTCGATGACAACGCTGCCGTGTTGTTGGATAAATTCAATGAACCAAGAGGGACTCGAGTTTTTGGGCCAGTAGCCAGAGAAATCCGTGAGAAAGGTTACATGAAGATCGTATCTCTGGCACCAGAGGTCCTTTGA
- the rpsE gene encoding 30S ribosomal protein S5 — MVDEILEEEVVKRESEEFEERIVEIRRTAKVTKGGKTLSFRVLAVVGNRKGKVGVGIGKAREVPDAIRKALSAARSSLVDVPLYRGTIPHEVTAKQDASVILLKPAAPGTGIIAGSVVRAVVELAGVQNVLTKALGSTNPVNLALATVKALKSLVPPEKASKLRDLSIGQVIRGAKKGA, encoded by the coding sequence ATGGTAGATGAAATACTGGAAGAAGAAGTTGTAAAGAGAGAGTCCGAAGAGTTTGAGGAACGCATCGTTGAGATAAGAAGAACAGCTAAAGTCACAAAGGGTGGGAAAACTCTCAGTTTCAGAGTTCTCGCTGTTGTTGGAAACAGAAAAGGCAAAGTGGGAGTCGGTATAGGTAAAGCTCGTGAAGTTCCAGATGCGATCAGAAAAGCTTTAAGTGCTGCTCGATCATCTTTGGTTGACGTTCCACTATACAGGGGAACGATTCCCCATGAAGTTACGGCAAAGCAAGATGCATCCGTCATCTTGTTGAAACCCGCTGCACCGGGTACGGGAATAATAGCTGGTTCCGTTGTAAGAGCCGTCGTTGAACTTGCGGGAGTGCAGAACGTTCTGACAAAAGCTCTTGGTTCGACGAATCCAGTGAATCTAGCTCTCGCAACTGTGAAGGCTTTGAAAAGCTTGGTACCACCAGAAAAAGCCTCAAAATTGAGGGACCTCAGTATTGGTCAAGTTATCCGTGGCGCAAAAAAGGGGGCTTGA